One genomic segment of Acomys russatus chromosome 6, mAcoRus1.1, whole genome shotgun sequence includes these proteins:
- the LOC127190535 gene encoding acyl carrier protein, mitochondrial-like produces the protein MAARVLSSCVCRLPMAFAPLPRLPTLALYQPLSTTFCPEGIRRRPGTLQPALALVQVPGRVTHLCRQYSDAPPLTLEGVKDRVLYVLKLYKTDPEKLSVNSHFMKDLGLDSLDQVEIITAMEDEFGFEIPAIGAEKLMCPQEIVDDIADRKGVYE, from the coding sequence ATGGCGGCTCGTGTcctttcctcctgtgtctgccgCCTGCCCATGGCCTTTGCGCCGCTACCGCGACTTCCCACTCTGGCCTTGTATCAGCCGCTCAGCACCACTTTCTGTCCTGAGGGAATCCGCAGGAGACCGGGAACTCTGCAGCCTGCCTTGGCCCTCGTGCAGGTGCCTGGAAGGGTCACACATTTGTGCCGCCAGTACAGTGACGCACCCCCACTAACATTAGAGGGGGTCAAAGATAGAGTTCTGTATGTCTTGAAACTCTACAAGACTGACCCGGAAAAGCTCTCAGTAAATTCCCACTTTATGAAGGACCTGGGCTTAGACAGTTTGGACCAAGTGGAGATTATTACGGCCATGGAAGACGAATTTGGGTTTGAAATCCCTGCTATAGGTGCGGAGAAGTTAATGTGTCCACAAGAAATTGTAGATGACATTGCAGATAGGAAGGGTGTGTATGAATAA